One Parasphingorhabdus cellanae genomic region harbors:
- a CDS encoding fatty acid--CoA ligase, with protein sequence MLNENIVTIADVIRQQAKDQGEAPVFTFEGQQMSYAQLDAGSSRAANALASLGVNKGDRIAYMGKNSHLYFEILLGAAKIGAVMTPVNWRLAGPEVTYIVNNCQAKILFIGPEFVDLVKQIKSNFDHVETIFCSEQADEEFAGYPAWRDGFPDTDPMVACAPDDDALQLYTSGTTGHPKGAIMSGYSIFGARAKLTDDDLADWQKSQPGENMLLAMPCFHIGGTGSGLGNMYSGGHAIVVREYDPTQALDFIEQYGISKIFMVPAAIQILLNHPRVGEVDFSKLKYISYGASPIPLEMMKQSIDMFGCEFIQMYGMTETSGTIVALPPEDHDPNGNDKMRSVGKPLQGVEVKIIDEDGNTLPAREVGEIATRSSFNMKGYWNMDEATAATIDADGWLRTGDAGYFDEDGYLYIHDRVKDMIISGGENIYPAEVENAIYGHPAIADVAVIGVPDEKWGEAVKACVVLKDAAEISETDIIAHARTNIAGFKCPKSVDFIPELPRNPSGKILRRELRAPYWEGKDRAVN encoded by the coding sequence ATGCTGAACGAAAATATTGTCACCATTGCAGATGTCATCCGGCAACAGGCCAAGGATCAGGGCGAAGCGCCGGTCTTCACCTTTGAAGGGCAGCAGATGAGCTATGCCCAGCTCGACGCTGGTAGCAGTCGGGCGGCGAATGCGTTGGCTTCGCTGGGAGTCAATAAGGGTGACCGGATTGCCTATATGGGCAAAAATTCGCATCTTTATTTTGAGATATTATTGGGTGCGGCGAAGATCGGTGCAGTGATGACCCCGGTCAACTGGCGGCTGGCGGGACCGGAAGTCACTTATATTGTCAATAACTGCCAGGCTAAAATCCTGTTCATTGGACCGGAATTTGTTGATCTGGTGAAGCAGATCAAATCCAATTTCGACCATGTCGAAACAATCTTTTGTTCGGAACAAGCGGATGAGGAATTTGCTGGTTATCCGGCCTGGCGCGATGGATTTCCTGATACTGACCCAATGGTGGCTTGCGCGCCGGATGACGATGCGCTGCAACTCTATACATCGGGCACAACCGGCCATCCCAAGGGCGCTATCATGTCCGGTTATTCGATTTTTGGCGCGCGCGCCAAGCTGACGGATGATGATCTGGCTGACTGGCAGAAATCACAACCGGGTGAGAATATGTTGCTCGCCATGCCCTGTTTCCATATTGGCGGGACGGGATCAGGTCTTGGCAATATGTATAGCGGCGGCCATGCGATCGTGGTGCGCGAATATGATCCGACACAAGCACTCGATTTTATCGAGCAATATGGCATCAGCAAGATTTTCATGGTGCCCGCCGCGATCCAGATATTGCTCAATCATCCAAGGGTGGGCGAGGTCGATTTTTCCAAACTCAAATATATCTCTTACGGTGCATCTCCGATTCCGCTGGAAATGATGAAGCAGAGCATCGATATGTTCGGTTGCGAATTCATCCAGATGTACGGCATGACCGAGACATCGGGAACGATTGTCGCCCTGCCGCCGGAGGATCATGATCCCAATGGCAATGACAAGATGCGCTCAGTCGGCAAGCCGCTGCAGGGCGTTGAGGTCAAGATTATCGATGAAGATGGCAACACATTGCCTGCGCGCGAAGTAGGCGAGATTGCCACGCGCTCTTCTTTCAATATGAAAGGCTATTGGAACATGGATGAAGCCACGGCAGCGACCATCGATGCCGATGGCTGGCTGCGCACTGGCGATGCGGGCTATTTTGATGAAGACGGTTATCTCTATATCCATGACCGGGTGAAGGATATGATCATCTCTGGTGGAGAGAATATCTATCCGGCCGAAGTGGAAAATGCCATCTATGGCCATCCGGCCATTGCAGATGTCGCAGTGATCGGTGTGCCCGACGAAAAATGGGGCGAGGCAGTCAAAGCCTGTGTGGTGTTGAAGGACGCGGCGGAAATTAGCGAAACCGATATTATCGCCCATGCCCGGACCAACATCGCGGGCTTCAAATGTCCAAAATCTGTGGACTTTATCCCGGAATTGCCGCGCAATCCGTCGGGGAAAATTCTGCGCCGCGAACTGCGAGCGCCCTATTGGGAAGGGAAAGACCGGGCGGTGAACTAG
- a CDS encoding SDR family NAD(P)-dependent oxidoreductase, with translation MDLGLKGKKVILTGGSRGLGRAALEHFAKEGADVAFFSRNAEQVAAAKSELEAHGGKVFAEAFDMTDAEGYPKWLEKAAGELGGCDIFIHNVSSSGAGGTGDWEMTFNTDIIGAVKAMEVLEPHLEKSDDGSVIFMSSTAAFETFVAPQAFNAMKAALITYGSQLSQALGPKGIRVNMVSPGPIKFPGGNWSQIEAGMPDFYNMTKAGFALGDFGEADDVARSVVFLASPASSYTTGAHLVIDGGFTKRVQF, from the coding sequence ATGGATTTAGGACTGAAGGGCAAAAAAGTTATTCTCACTGGCGGTAGTCGCGGCCTGGGACGCGCAGCACTGGAGCACTTCGCCAAGGAAGGCGCTGATGTCGCATTTTTCTCGCGCAATGCAGAACAGGTTGCCGCAGCCAAGAGCGAACTCGAAGCGCACGGCGGCAAGGTATTCGCTGAAGCGTTCGATATGACAGATGCCGAGGGCTATCCTAAATGGCTGGAAAAAGCGGCCGGTGAACTGGGTGGCTGCGATATTTTCATCCATAATGTCAGCTCTTCTGGCGCTGGCGGAACCGGTGATTGGGAAATGACATTCAACACCGACATTATCGGTGCGGTCAAAGCGATGGAGGTATTGGAGCCCCATCTTGAGAAATCAGACGATGGCTCGGTGATCTTCATGTCATCCACCGCTGCATTCGAAACTTTCGTTGCACCACAGGCCTTTAACGCGATGAAGGCCGCGCTTATTACCTATGGCAGCCAGCTTAGCCAAGCACTTGGTCCCAAAGGCATTCGCGTCAACATGGTGTCCCCGGGCCCGATCAAATTCCCGGGCGGCAACTGGTCGCAGATTGAAGCGGGCATGCCGGACTTTTACAACATGACGAAAGCGGGCTTCGCGCTGGGTGATTTCGGTGAAGCCGATGATGTGGCGCGCAGCGTCGTATTCCTCGCGAGCCCCGCATCAAGCTATACCACGGGCGCACATCTCGTGATCGACGGCGGCTTTACGAAACGCGTGCAGTTTTAA
- a CDS encoding ThuA domain-containing protein has translation MSETPPERRPDQKPIKCVLVAAGKYHDIDFARLEILKLLAEDDRIRVRVFEDYENLEAIKNADILISYTCDLLPSEAAQKNIQDFVNGGGQYFALHGTNSVLQFIEDGRVDAPDDMPTFVDTLGSRFLCHPPIIPFTVDNAQPDHPLVQDIPSFETVDEQYLVETRAEIDVLLDTEYNGEDDISGFVHSDIKKSRHPVFYIRKMGDGAVLYLTLGHCRGHYDMDPVLDWWPEVDRSGWQQPIIYDLLRRGIKWCCQPAIAKF, from the coding sequence ATGAGCGAAACTCCACCAGAACGCCGGCCCGACCAGAAACCGATAAAATGCGTATTGGTCGCTGCTGGTAAATATCACGACATTGATTTTGCCCGGCTCGAAATATTGAAACTGCTCGCCGAGGATGACCGCATCCGCGTTCGGGTTTTTGAAGACTATGAAAATCTCGAGGCGATCAAAAATGCCGACATATTGATCAGCTACACCTGCGACCTGCTACCCAGCGAAGCGGCACAGAAGAATATTCAGGATTTCGTCAATGGCGGCGGGCAATATTTTGCCTTGCATGGCACCAACAGCGTTCTACAATTTATCGAAGACGGGCGGGTCGACGCGCCCGATGATATGCCAACCTTTGTCGACACATTGGGCAGCCGATTTCTGTGCCACCCACCGATTATCCCATTCACTGTCGACAACGCGCAGCCAGATCATCCACTGGTACAGGATATTCCCAGTTTTGAGACGGTGGATGAGCAATATCTTGTTGAAACCCGAGCCGAAATAGACGTCTTGCTCGATACCGAATATAATGGCGAGGATGATATTAGCGGCTTCGTGCATAGCGACATCAAAAAGAGCCGTCATCCGGTCTTTTACATTCGCAAAATGGGTGACGGCGCAGTGCTCTATCTGACCTTGGGTCATTGTCGCGGGCATTATGATATGGATCCCGTCCTCGACTGGTGGCCGGAAGTGGACCGCTCTGGTTGGCAGCAACCGATTATCTATGATCTGCTGCGCCGCGGTATCAAATGGTGCTGTCAGCCCGCGATTGCCAAATTCTAG